The segment caggccaacaagccctcagtccatcctctctgtctattgcggacagtctgggcATTGATGGAgtgattgtgcattcctggtgtaactcgggcagttgttgttgccatcctgtacttgtcccgcaggtgtgatgttcggatgtaccgatcctgtgcaggtattgttacacgtggtctgccactgcgaggacgatcagctgtccgtcctgtctccctgtagcgctgtcttaggcatctcaatttattgccctggccacatctgcagtcatcatgcctccttgcagcatgcctaaggcacgttctagtagatgagcagggatcctgggcatctttcttttggtgttttccagagtcagtagaaaggcctctttggtgtcctaagttttcataactgtgaccttaattgcctaccatctgtaagctgttagtgtcttaacgaccgttccacaggtgcattttcattaattgtttatggttcattgaacaagcatgggaaacagtgtttaacccctttacaatgaagatctgtgaagttatttagatttttatgaactatctttgaaagacagggtcctgaaaaagggatgtttctttttttgttgagtttagatTTGGTTTTGGTAtggcgttgtggacggggatgaTCAATAGGCGTAAGAAAGCCATAGAATGTTGTTTTTGAgatttgttttaagcctatcctaaaccttaacccttaccttaaccattcgatGTTAATGCCAAAATTTAAGATTTCGGAGTCAATGTCTTAACTTAACctaaaacactttgaaatttgacatttgcaacaactttgaaatttgacgtttgagaaactgactgtgagagctagtttcaGCATTCATGGCATGTTCCATAGGTATAAGCTCTCCATTCAAATGTGATTTATTGAATGATAAACACAAGAGTATGTCTCTAGCATTAGATCATGTAGTCCAATTTCAAACGATTTGAGAAAGAAAAGTACAATGTTTCTATGTAGAGAATGTCTCAAATTATGTCTCATGATATTTATTTTATAAAGCGAAAaggtaatgtaaaaaaaatacaaataattacTGATTAAAAATTGTGAATTAAAGAATGAATGTAGTGTTCAGAGCAGAGTCGCATCccagtaaatatacagtaccagtcaatagtttggacacacctactcattcaagggtttttctttcttttttattattttctacattgtagaataatagtgaagacatcaaaactatgaaataagtgttaaacaaatccaaatatattttatccaccctttgccttgatgacagctttgcacattcttggcattctctcaaccagcttcatgaggtattgaATGAATTTCAGcttgttagggctagggtcatttTTTCAGAATTTCTGCCtgactgacatgcccaaagtaaactgcctgttacccaggcccagaagccaggatatgcatataatttgtaccattggatagaaaaaactttgaagtttgtatcaatgttaaaataatgtatgagactataagacaattgatatggtaggagaaaatccaaagaaaaaccaaccagaattttattttttttggagatcccatgctcttacaatggataGCTGCGGGTCCTATgcaattccagctcccagattgcaattcctatggcttccactagatgtcaacggtctttgttcaaggtttcaggcttgtttcttccaaaacaaggaagaattttgagttttggtACTGGGAGTCACAGTTGGAAATCAATCTGTGGGCGCGCGACGAAGAGGACGTGCACTTGATAATTTTACCTTTCtgttgaacatacttctttccgtatgaaatattatagtttaattacatttttagggtacctgaggattaaatagaaatgtagtttgacttgttttaacaaagtctagcagtagctttttggattcctttctctgtatgttgaactcaaatcgatggcgccaactaaacagactttttgggatataaagaaggattttatctaacaaaacgaccgtgtatgttgtagctgggaccctttggatagcaaatcagaggaagattttcaaaaagtaagtgatttattaatcgctatttgtgattttatgaagcctgtgctggttgaaaaatatgttgatgtgggacGCAGTCctcaatcgcatggcatgctttcactgtaaagcctattgtaaataagacctgtatgtacctagatgtttaatatccataatttttacgattatttatttgaattgcgcgccctccaatttcaccagaAATATTGTCAACAGGTGCCTAGCCCTAAATATGGCAATTCTCTCTGCTTTATTCAAATGTATCACTGACTGTATTGCTATCTGAACGCTGCTATTGCTGATAATATGGAAAGAATactgacggagagagagagagcacactgaTATGtttcactggtttgaatccccgagccgactatgtgaaaaatctgtcgatgtgcttAATAAATATATTGCACCATTCTCTATGCATGTAGACACTGGGATTTTCGTTTTTAAAATATGTGCATGCAATAATGTTGATTATGTGtattgtctttaaaaaaaatggttgTGTGTGTACTTAATTGAATAGACCCAAATATGAATCAATAACAAATATGTGACATCATCATCgtcattgtgacatcatcaccaAATTGAAACATTGCATAATGTTTTACATGTTCCAGACAATGATATGCAAAATGTTGTGGCATAGGTTATTTTGATCCTGGATTAACCCTTTGTAGGTTACATGACAGTCATGTCTTAACTGGGTTACATCTGACCTACTATTCTAGATAAGTATGGCTGTAGGCTTTTGCAATAAATGTCACCAAAAATAATTGAATGTCCTGCATGTGAATGGCTTCTTGAAACTGTAGTTTATCAGTTTATTCCTAGAGTCTATGGTTTATTATGTTTTATAAGAGGGACATGAACCATAACTGAGTTTGCAGGTTTGCCTAGATCTATTTGTGGCTCGTTTCCAGCAACAAATGCGTATAATTTAACAGGTACTAAAAGTATCCTCAGTCCTTTCCCACTGTCCTTGATCCTATTGCCCAGACTTGCCACTCCTGAGTGAGGCTTGCTCTTGTTATTGATGTCGCTTGGCTTGTGCTCTGCTGGTGCTGACGTAACCTGACGCACAAAGACAGAGGATCCGCCTCCAAACTCGACTCACTCGGCAACCAAGTCAGTGCTCAGTGCTGTGCGCACGGAGCCCCGTCCCCGCTATTGTCGTTTCTGCTCTGCTGTTTCTGTCATCCCCTTCCCTCCATCACTTCCTCCTACATTATAATAGTTTCACTGTGACTGCCTGCGGTCGGCTAACAAGGAAGCGTGGCTCTTCACTTTCGTATGATAGAGAGGACATATGGCGGACTGTCATTATTCAGAAAACAACAGTCAAAGCATATTAATCCAAAACAAGCAACCGGGACGAGGAAAGATTCGATAACTGCAAAATGGCAACAACTACTTACGCAAAGTTTTAATGTCAAGCGTATTTACTTTGTTTTTAGCGCACCGTAAGGACAGCTTTCCAACCCGTTGTTTTGCATCGCTGTCAGTTACTTTtattcattgacattttcaacctgtcattGGGGTCGTAACGACGTATAGTTTCCACTTTTGGTATTTTTCTTTTAAACACTATCCTGGACTGGGTGGTCGTGTACTTGTGTCCCTTTGCGTTTTAAATGTGGCACACTCACTGACCGCCACCGTGCTGCACGAGCCCTTTAATAATTCAGGGTAAATCTGTCGACGTGTTTTGGCACTAGCGACCGACATGGGGGCTAAGCAGAGCAGCCCAGCCGCTAACGGACGGACCAGGGCTTACTCTGGCTCGGATCTCCCTTCGAGCACCTCTACTACCAGCAATGGGAACGGTAGGACTGCAGCCATGGCAATGAGCTATCACGCGTACGGCCAGTCGGCTCACGGGGCCTCGGGAACCACAGCGACCTCCAGTCAACACATTGGCCCCAGGACGAGGTCCGTGGGAGGCAGTTCTGGAGGGTCAGGGCTAAGACCCCAGTCAGGCATCAACATCCCCAACAGCAGTGGAGCCTACAGCTCACAGGAGTCTGGCAGCAGCACCccggaggaggcagagagggacaGGTCCAGCGGGGGGCAAGGGGGTCCCCGGTTGTTGATTGGATCATTACCAGCACACCTTTCGCCTCACCTTTTTGGAGGTAAGAGACTGGCTGACAATACGGTAACAACATGCAACAAGCAACTTGTGTCTGTGTAGTGTTGAATCTCAGTTTTATTCACTGAACTCTGTCTAAATGTGTTTTACACCTGTTACTCACCAGTGTGGACCAAATGTGTCCTAACCTCAGTTTTACAGCTACTTGCAACTTGATGACATGTTTGTAGTAATAACTGTGAAATAATAGTGTTGTAACAACACTTTAGATGATCATAGTTTACAGTCATAATGCAGGCTATGATTCAATAACTCCcgcctcatcctcttcctcctccttatcTTCCCCATCTtcatcgtcctcctcctcctcatcaccatcaTTTACTTTTACAGTGCACACCATAGTAAAGAGTGTTCATTATCAGCAGTGAATGTGATACCAAACAGCCTTTTTTGGAACGATGGAGAGCATTCATCTGATCTCTGCGACCACAACCCACATCATGTCCACCTCAGTATGATACATCCCTGTCAATGATCATCCCACATGACATATAGTTGCAGGGGAGACAGGCTACACTACATCTCACCACCAGTGCCAGCAGACAGACATTCAGGTTACACAGTTATAAACTGTCTGTGTTTAGTGATCAAAGTTCACTCAACAAGGCATGCCTGTTGCTACAAGGACGTGTgtaatataacacaataacaacgTCTGCATCTGCCTCTAGTCTATTCCATTAGCATTGGCCCTGATGTAACTAACAGAGTGACATTGATATCTGCTTGAAGAAGCAAAGGTATAATAGTTGGTTAATAGTCAGTTATAGCCTACTACTGTAGTTATTGAGCAAGCTAATCAGTGATATGAGAATCACTCTGCCTAAATGAGGCTACTGTCTGTGTCCAGTCTAAGGAGAGACCGCCTAGTCCAGATCAGACTGTCAACTCAGTATCAGCAGAGCTTGTTTGCCTTTCTCTTCCGACATGCTGTTTGAGGATTAGTTTGGTCTAGGAATTTAACAGATTAGGTCCAGAAAACCACCCAAAAGATGGGGGTTACTTTGCAGTGAGCTGCTAAATATGCAGACAtgctgaaaagagagagaaagagagattactTTAGAGAAAGTCATTTCACTCTGCTTTCTCCATATCTCTGAGGGGAATTATCATCATAAAACagtgagaaagggagggagaattTACATGGATTATCTGGGTCCAGGGAATATTTGCTCAGCAATTATCTTGGCTGTGAATGTTCACATGCCACTGACACTCTAAATCCATTAGCTGGATTCTCCTTTAACTTTCAGAAAGGGAAGCTTCGACAtgccttttttattttatttattttaccattattttaccaggtaagttgactgagaacacgttctcatttgcagctacgacctggggaatagttacaggggagaggagagggatgaatgagccaattgtaaactggggattattaggtgaccatgatggtttgagggccagattgggaatttagccaggacaccggggttaacacccctactcttacgataagtgccatgggatctttaatgacctcagagagtcaggacacccgttttaacgtcccatccgaaggacggcaccctacacagggcagtgtccccaatcactgccctggggcattgggatattttttttagaccagaggaaagagtgcctcctactggccctccaacaccacttccagcagcatctggtctcccatccagggactgaccaggaccaaccctgcttagcttcagaatcaagccagcagtggtatgcagggtggtatgcctcATCTAACATGCCTCAAGTAATTAATCAAATCCAACACGGGATGTATCTCAAtagccaccctattccctatatagtgcactacttttgactatagGAGTAGATTGCCAGTACCATGATGTTTGTAAGGTTACATGCCCGTCTTTGGAACGTGTGATTGACTAGTGATGGACCATGCAGGTCAAGGAGGCATGTATTCTCCCATTAGAATGTAGACCTAAACAATCGAGCACCAAATGATTGAACCATTCAATCATCAACTCAACCCATTGAATTTCTCTCCACATTCTGCAGCCCTGCTCATTCAGACGTTGCTTCTCTCTCCTTTATGCCTTCTTATCTACATTCACCCTGATCTCAAGCTGCAATTAAATTAAAACTCAAATTGGATTTGTCCTCCACTCACCTCAGCTGCACTGTTCACTCTCACATAACATACACAGCCTGCAGAAGCCCTGCTATCGTTTCATAAGAAACAACCAGGTTCAGACTTCACAGATGTATTCACCTCAGCTGCACTGTTCACTCTCACAATAGAGTAGACTAGCCAGCCTCCAGAATCTCTGATGTCACTTAATAGTCTTAAGAAGCATGTCTGGTAAAAGTTCAGACTTCACGTACAGTATGCACTACAGGCCAGCTATTCACTCTCACACAATATAGCCTACAGACAGTATATGCCTTGGGTATTATGTCTGGTGTAAGTTAATACTTCACACAGCTGGAGCACCTGTGGTGAAAACAGAGCAGCCATGTTGTTGAGTCGTTGGTTGCTCAGATGGAATTTCCCGGCAGCTCTTGGGTTCTGTGTTGAGAGGCCAGCCTGTTCTCTGCTCTCAACCTTCTTCCTGCACCCGGGTCGTGGCGTGTTCTGTCAGGGTGAGCCTCAAACCACATCAGATCCACTCCGATGTAAACACAGTTAGAATTTAGACTCCTGTGTGTCTGAGAGCAGAGGGGGAATATTgttttacacacagacacatgcatacacatgcacacacatacatacatacatacatacacacacactcttggcTTGGTTTTGACTATgcatgctctgacatgcacggtcaactgtgggaccttatatagacaggtgtgcatttccaaatcatgtccaatcaactgaatttaccacaggtggactccaatcaagttgtagaaacgccccaaggatgatcaatgtaaacaggatgcacctgagcttaattttgagtctcatagcaaagggtctgaatacttatgtgaataaggtatttctgtttttatttttaatgtatttgcaaaaatttctaaaaacctgttttcactttgtcattatggggtattgtgtgtagattgatgaacaaaaaaaatatttaatccattttttaataaggctgtaacgtaacaaaatgtggaaaggttgaggttgaatactttccgaatgcactgtacatagacGCTGCTGCTCCAGGAGAGGCCTATTTGCACTGTACATAGACGCTGCTGCACCAGAAGAGGCCTATTTACACTGTACATAGACGCTGCTGCACCAGGAGAGGCCTATTTACACTGTACATAGACGCTGCTGCTCCAGGAGAGGCCTATTTACACTGTACATAGACGCTGCTGCTCCAGGAGAGGCCTATTTACACTGTACATAGACGCTGCTGCTCCAGAAGAGGCCTATTTACACTGTACATAGACGCTGCTGCACCAGAAGAGGCCTATTTACACTGTACATAGACGCTGCTGCTCCAGGAGAGGCCTATTTACACTGTACATAGACGCTGCTGCACCAGAAGAGGCCTATTTACACTGTACATAGACGCTGCTGCTCCAGGAGAGGCCTATTTACACTGTACATAGACGCTGCTGCTCCAGGAGAGGCCTATTTACACTGTACATAGACGCTGCTGCTCCAGAAGAGGCCTATTTACACTGTACATAGACGCTGCTGCACCAGAAGAGGCCTATTTACACTGTACATAGACGCTGCTGCTCCAGGAGAGGCCTATTTACACTGTACATAGACGCTGCTGCTCCAGAAGAGGCCTATTTACACTGTACATAGACGCTGCTGCTCCAGGAGAGGCCTATTTACACACTCATAGACGCTGCTGCTCCAGGAGAGGCCTATTTACACTGTACGTATACGCTGCTGCTCCAGAAGAGGCCTATTTACACTGTACATAGACGCTGCTGCTCCAGGAGAGGCCTATTTACACTGTACATAGACGCTGCTGCTCCAGGAGAGGCCTATTTACACTGTACATAGACGCTGCTGCTCCAGGAGAGGCCTATTTACACTGTACATAGACGCTGCTGCTCCAGAAGAGGCCTATTTACACTGTACATAGACGCTGCTGCTCCAGAAGAGGCCTATTTACACTGTACATAGACGCTGCTGCTCCAGAAGAGGCCTAtttacactgtacatagacaCTGCTGCTCCAGAAGAGGCCTAtttacactgtacatagacaCTGCTGCTCCAGAAGAGGCCTATTTACACTGTACATAGACGCTGCTGCTCCAGAAGAGGCCTATTTACACTGTACATAGACGCTGCTGCTCCAGAAGAGGCCTATTTACACTGTACATAGACGCTGCTGCTCCAGGAGAGGCCTATTTACACTGTACATAGACGCTACTGCTCCAGGAGAGGCCTATTTACACTGTACATAGACGCTGCTGCTCCAGGAGAGGCCTATTTACACTGTACATAGACGCTGCTGCTCCAGAAGAAGCCTATTTACACTGTACATAGACGCTGCTACTCCAGAAGAGGCCTATTTACACTGTACATAGACGCTGCTACTCCAGAAGAGGCCTATTTACACTGTACATAGACGCTGCTGCTCCAGAAGAGGCCTATTTACACAGGAAAGAAGAAAAGAGGGATAATGAATGGATCTGAATAATGAATGGATCGATGGATCTGAACAAAAATGTACAGATGAGGATTGAGAAAACACCAGGGAGTACAAAAAGACAGATTAACACGAGAACCGTTGGGCCtcaacagaccccccccccccccctccccttctagACAACATTCTAACAGTGCAattaatacatttcatatatgctATCGCAAATATAATCATTTAGTTGTGTTTATGAAGGCCTAGGGTAACTTTAGAAtactatttttatttgattttaaatagCACAATAGCATTTTCATTAGCTTATGTTACTACAggctacatgtaaaaaaaaaaaaactaaaaaaacacacaaaaaattcaaagtattcaatcaattttattaatGGATTGCCATTGTTACATCTATGAAACAGAACGACTATGTGTTGTATTACGGTAACAGTATATTTTTACAATGAcagaataaatacaaataccCAAACTACCAAGACGCACAGTCAAGACTCGCGGTCAAATGATGAAAACGTCAGTAACCTAAATAGTGAAACGCAGCACAAACGCAATAATGGCATTCTAATGAATCGTGTCGGTATGACAGCAGTCAAAATAATTCAGCACGTGCTTCTGTGCGTCTTCACGCAATGGCATCAGTTGGATTTCATTTAGCTGTTATCTGCTTGTCTCAATATTTGACTCAATATTCGTACCTTTCACTTGCTTGACACACTTTGACATACCTTTGTTTGGTTGTAATACGTAATCGTCTCCGGTTTCTTCTTGTTGTGTCCCGTCGTCTTGTCGTTGTGGAGTACAATGGCTGTGCAGGTACATTATGTTGCACTGAGGGAGGGAGCTCCCGTCTCACTTTGTTCATGGTGCTGGCCGACTTTTTTTCTTTGCAAGCAACTTGTTCGCCAATGACAGTGAAGTGAAGAAAATTGTCCATGGTGACATTTCTCCCATTACCAACGCAAGGTTCCACAAGCCTCATCACCACATTCTTCGACACTGGCTCACCTGCTGCCGATGTGTTTTTTTCCCAGAAATTGAAAGCCGTTCAGCATGTACGATTACACACGCTCTCACTAAGTAGCCTACTCCAGGTAGGTTAGAGTAGACTGATAAGACTTCTTTGATTCGGTGGACTGATATAGGGTACATACCATCTGAAGATTATATTTAGAATGGATCAATACCAATAGAATGGCCCGCTctgttcttcattcacaattgGTGATTACATAATTATGCATCGTTTGCTtaccctcgctcatcaactcacccgttctccctctgtctccccataATACTTTAATTAAATAATTTtatatgttgttatatgtgtgaaattagtttcggtATATTTTAGGTTCGAGGCAATTATCCGGGTGATTATCAGCTGGACAATGTGCTTTCAACTGGCGGTCAGGaggcagtgtgttatatagacttatttaggaaaagtcaaggacggagcggagcaggccctactgtcaggaggcagtgtgttatatagacttatttaggaaaagtcaaggacggagcggagcaggccctactgtcaggaggcagtgtgttatataggcttatttaggaaaagtcaaggacggagctgagcaggccctactgtcaggaggcaGTCTGTTATATAGgcttatttaggaaaagtcaaggacggagcggagcaggccctactgtcaggaggcaGTCTGTTATATAGgcttatttaggaaaagtcaaggacgGAGCGGAGCaagccctactgtcaggaggcagtgtgttatatagacttatttaggaaaagtcaaggacggagcggagcaggccctactgtcaggaggcagtgtgttatataggcttatttaggaaaagtcaaggacggagcggagcaggccctactgtcaggaggcagtgtgttatatagacttatttaggaaaagtcaaggacggagcggagcaggccctactgtcaggaggcagtgtgttatataggcttatttaggaaaagtcaaggacggagcggagcaggccctactgtcaggaggcaGTCTGTTATATAGgcttatttaggaaaagtcaaggacgGAGGGGGGCATGACTTAAAAAACGGCAGAGTAATAAAATGAATAAATTCATGAGCAGTCAAAATGAGAAGAATAAGGGTGACCAAAGGTGAAagaaaggagtgtgtgtgtgtgtgtgtgtgtgtgtgtgtgtgtgtgtgtgtgtgtgtgtgtgtgtgtgtgtgtgtgtgtgtgtgtgtgtgtgtgtgtgtgtgtgtgtgtgtgtgtgtgtgtgtgtgtgtgtgtgtgtgtgtgtgtgtgtgtgtgtgtgtgtgtgtgtgtgtgtgtgtgtgtgagagagagagagagaggcgaggagaggagtaCATCTGACGATATGGCAGCAGTGCAGAGCTAACAGTAAACAGATTGAAAAATCAATTGCGGTTGAGCTGCCGATGGGAGTGAACATATTAATTATGGACTGAATATATCAGCATTTATCTCCTATAACCGGCATGGTTGGATTACAGAGGAAGGCTTGGtcaagagaaagtgtgtgtgtgtgtgcgtgtgcgtgtgcgtgtgtttcaCATGACTGCAGTAAGTGAGTGGTGAGAAAGGCATTACCCATGCTGCTGTACTTTGATCACTGTCACATGAGAGTTTACAGGACAAAAATCATTCCAGAAGAGGTGAATCATTgttatgtttgtgtgtatatgtgtatgtgaaaCTACAATGGAATAATACCGGCTTTTATGTCAAATCGGCAGTGAAAATACTGCTTCCCAGATGGACTCAAGCTGACCCTGAATAACGATTCACCTCTTCTGGAATGATTTTTGTCATGTAAACTCTCATGTGACAGTGATCAAAGTACAGCAGCATGGGTAATGCCTTTCTCACCACTCACTTACTGCAGTcatgtgaaacacacacacacacacacacacacacacacacacacacacacacacacacacacacacacacacacacacacacacacacacacacacacacacactgactaagaGATAGAGAGTGTCACTGTCTTGTTTTGCCTGATGACTGTCCTGTGTTATTCCCATGTTGGACTACCGTCCTCATAATCTAGCGATACTAGTATAAGAACCGCTTGAGAGGCCTCTCTCTCCGTtaactcctcctctcaccccgcGTCTCCCCTCTCCAGCACAGCGTGCACTTGATAGTTCATGCCCGTCTCTGTGCCTGCCTAACTGCCTGACTGACGCCCAGTGCACTTGGCTGCAGACATTAATTAATTTGTGATGGCTCTCCTTCATTCTCTTCAGACTGGCACATTCTTCTGCTCTCAACTTGTAGAGGCAAGAGCTCAAAGTGAAAGTCagttgagggagagggagagaaagagagagaggggagagagagagagagagagagagagagagagagagagagagagagaggggagcgagagagagggatggggagagagagggggggaagagagagagagagagagagagagagagagagaggggaagagagaaagagagagagagaga is part of the Salvelinus fontinalis isolate EN_2023a chromosome 6, ASM2944872v1, whole genome shotgun sequence genome and harbors:
- the LOC129857342 gene encoding E3 ubiquitin-protein ligase znrf2-like gives rise to the protein MGAKQSSPAANGRTRAYSGSDLPSSTSTTSNGNGRTAAMAMSYHAYGQSAHGASGTTATSSQHIGPRTRSVGGSSGGSGLRPQSGINIPNSSGAYSSQESGSSTPEEAERDRSSGGQGGPRLLIGSLPAHLSPHLFGGFMCPVCSKFVSTDEIDLHIVMCLTKPRVTYNEDVLSKDAGECAICLEELVQGDTIARLPCLCIYHKGCIDEWFEVNRSCPEHPSD